In Novosphingobium sp. PP1Y, the sequence CGCGTGGCCGGGCTCTCCGGCGACGAGGCCATGGCCGCCAGCGAAGTCGACCAGCTTCGCACCCGCATGCATTCTGCCCAGGCCGCGCTCGCCGCTGCCCAGGCCCGCGCAAGGCAACGCGCCCTCGACGTCGAGTTCACCACCGTGCGCGCCCCGATTTCCGGCCGCATCTCGGACCGGCGCGTGGATGTCGGCAATCTCGTCTCGGGAGACAACAACGCCAATGCGACTTTGCTGACCACGATCAACGCCGTCGATCCGATCTACTTCACGTTCGATGCTTCCGAAGCCTTGTTCCTCAAGGCCCGGCGCGAGCAGGAACAGGGGCATGCACCGGCGCGGGTTCAGGTGCGCCTACAGGACGAGGCCGATTACAAGTGGAACGGCCGCCTAGACTTCACCGACAACGGTCTCGATCCGCGTTCGGGCACGATCCGCGTGCGTGCCGTGCTCGACAATCCCAAGGGCTTCCTGACCCCGGGCATGTTCGGCAACATGCGACTTGCGGAAGGCGCCAAGGCCAAGGCCCTGCTGGTCCCCGACGATGCCGTGCAGTCCGACCAGGCGCGCAAGGTGGTGCTGACCGTCGGCCGGGACGGCACCGTTGCGGCCAAGCCGGTCGAACTCGGGCCGCTGGTCGACGGCCTGCGGGTCATCCGCTCCGGTCTCTCGAAAGAGGACCGGGTGGTGATCTCGAACTACCAGGCCGCCGTCACCGGTGCCAAGGTCGAGACCCGCAGGGGCATGATCGCTGCGGATACGCACACGATCACCGCACCGGGCGCATCGGTACCGATGGCCTCGCAGGCAACTCTCAACAACTGATCCACCCGTAAAGGGGACGCGTTCGCGATTGGCGCGCGTCCCCATCGCAGGGGCACATTATCATGCGATTTTCCCGGTTCTTCATCGACCGGCCGATTTTCGCAGGCGTCATCGCGGTGATCATCACCGTGGTGGGAGCGCTTGCGTTCATCGGCCTCCCCGTCACCCAGTATCCCGACATCGTCCCGCCTACCGTCACCGTAAGCGCCCAATATCCGGGTGCCTCTGCCGAAACCGTCGCGGACACCGTCGCCGCGCCGATCGAGCAGGAGATCAACGGCGTCGACGACATGCTCTACATGGACTCGCAGTCGACGGGCGACGGCAAGGTGACAATCACCGTCACCTTCAAGATCGGCACGGATCTCGATGCCGCGCAGGTGCTGGTGCAGAACCGGGTCGCCGTGGCGACACCGCGCCTGCCGCAGGAAGTGCAGCAACTCGGCGTCGTCACCCGCAAGTCCTCGCCCGACTTCCTGATGGTGGTGAACCTGCAGTCGCCCGATCGGACGTTCGATCGCGACTATCTTTCGAACTATGCGCTGACCCAGGTGAAGGACAAGCTCGCCCGCATCGACGGCGTGGGCGACGTGCGCCTGTTCGGCGCGCGCGACTACGGCATGCGCATCTGGATCGATCCGGGCAAGGCGGCCGCGCTGGACCTGACCGCCGGCGAGATCGTCTCGGCCCTGCGCGCGCAGAACGTACAGGTTTCATCCGGCGCGCTCGGCCAGCCGCCGTTCGATACCGGCAATGCCTACCAGATCGGTGTCGAACTGCAGGGCCGCCTCAAGACGCCCGAACAGTTCGGCGATGTGATCGTGCGCACCGATGCGGACGGTCGGCAGGTACGCGTGCGCGACGTGGCCCGGGTTGAACTGGGCGCGCAGGACTACACGACCAATACCTATCTTTCGGGCAACCCGACCGTGGTCATGGCGGTAATGCAGCGCCCCGGTTCGAACGCGCTCAACTCCGCGCAGGCAGTTCGTGCCCAGATGGACGAGCTGTCGCAGTCCTTCCCGCAAGGCCTCGAATATTCGGTGATCTACAATCCCACCGAATTCATCGGACAGTCGATCGACGCAGTCTATCACACCCTGCTCGAAGCCGTGGTGCTGGTCGTCCTCGTCATCCTCGTCTTCCTGCAGAACTGGCGCGCAGCGATCATCCCGATCGTGGCAATCCCGGTTTCGCTGATCGGCACCGCCGTCATGCTCGCGGCCGTCGGCTATTCGCTAAACAATCTCTCGCTTTTCGGCATGGTGCTGGCAATCGGCATCGTGGTCGACGACGCCATTGTCGTGGTCGAGAATGTCGAGCGCTACATCGAGGAAGGCATGCGCCCGATCGAGGCCGCAAGGCGTTCGATGGACGAAGTTTCCAGCGCGCTCGTCGCCATCGTCCTGGTGCTCTGCGCGGTCTTCGTGCCCACCCTGTTCATCTCCGGAATCTCGGGTGCGTTCTACAAGCAGTTTGCCGTCACGATTTCCACCGCGACGGCTATCTCTTTGCTGATCTCGCTTACGCTATCTCCGGCGCTGGCGGCGATCCTGCTGCGTGAACGCCATCCCCTGCCCGCCGATGCGCCGCGCTGGAGGCGCGTGCTCCAGTCGGCCGCAGACGGTTTCAACCACGGGTTCGAGCGGATGAGTGCGGCTTATGCCGGGCTGACGCTGCGCCTCGTCAGGAAGCCGCTGCGCATGATGGCGACCTACGGCGCGCTCATCGCGGCGACCGTCGGCCTGTTCTGGGCAACACCGACCGGCTTCGTACCACAGCAGGACCAGGGCTACTTCATGGCCGCCATCTTCCTGCCGCCCGGCTCATCGCTGTCGCGCACCGACGAGGCGACGCAGGAAGTCGCCAAGCGCATCCTGCCGGTCAAGGGCCTGCGCGGCGCGGTGATGTTTGCCGGTTTCCACGGTCCGTCACGCACCGCAGCCCCCGATGCCGCCGCCATCTACTTCCCGTTCAAGAGTTTCGAGGAACGCAGGAAGCTGGGCGTCACCTACGCCGGAATCATGGAGCAGGCGCAGGCTGCGCTGCAAGGCTTCGACAAGGCGCAGGTCCTCCTGCTGCCCCCGCCGACGATCAACGGCATCGTCCCTCCCGGCGGCTACCGCATGATCGTGGAGGACAAGGACGGACGCGGCTATGCCGAGTTGGCCAAGGCCGCAGGCGCGATGATCGCGCAGGCGAACCAGACGCCTGAACTGAAGCAGGTCTATACCCTCTTCAACCTCAACACGCCGCGCGTCTATGCCGATGTCGACCGTCGCAAGGCGGACATGCTCGGCGTGCCGCCGGAGCGCGTATTCGAAGCCCTGCAAGTCTATCTCGGTTCCGCCTTCGTCAATGACTTCAACCTGCTGGGCCGCACCTATCGAGTCACTGCACAGGCGGATTCGCCCTACCGCGGCACGACGGCGGACATCGCCAACCTCAAGACGCGCTCGAATTCGGGCGCAATGGTCCCGATCGGCTCGGTCGCGACCTTCGAGGACAAGACCGGCCCCTACCGGGTCGTGCGCTACAACCTGCAACGCGCCGTCGAGGTCGATGGCAGCGTCGCGCCGGGCTATTCGACCGGACAGGCGCTGACAACGATGGAGCGCATCGCCGACGATGCGCTGCCGGCAGGCTACGGCCACGAATGGACCGGAATTGCCTTCCAGCAGACCACTGCCGGCAATACCGCGGGCGTCGTCTTCGGAATGGCAGTGCTGTTCGTGTTCCTTGTGCTTGCAGCGCAGTACGAAAGCCTGACACTGCCGCTGGCGATCATCCTGATCGTGCCGATGTGCCTCTTCGCGGCGATGCTGGGTGTCGACATCCGGGGCATGGACAACAATATCCTGACCCAGATCGGCCTCGTGGTGCTGATCGCGCTGGCGGCCAAGAACGCGATCCTCGTGGTCGAATTCGCCAAGCAGGCCGAGGACGAACAGGGCATGTCGCCGGTCGAAGCCGCAGTCTTTGCGGCACGTACCCGCCTGCGCCCGATCCTGATGACCAGCTTCGCCTTCATCCTGGGCGCAGTTCCGCTGGTGATCGCACAAGGAGCAGGCGCAGAGCTGCGCCAGGCGCTGGGCACGGCCGTGTTCTTCGGCATGGTCGGCGTCACCGGGTTCGGCCTGCTGTTCA encodes:
- a CDS encoding efflux RND transporter permease subunit — its product is MRFSRFFIDRPIFAGVIAVIITVVGALAFIGLPVTQYPDIVPPTVTVSAQYPGASAETVADTVAAPIEQEINGVDDMLYMDSQSTGDGKVTITVTFKIGTDLDAAQVLVQNRVAVATPRLPQEVQQLGVVTRKSSPDFLMVVNLQSPDRTFDRDYLSNYALTQVKDKLARIDGVGDVRLFGARDYGMRIWIDPGKAAALDLTAGEIVSALRAQNVQVSSGALGQPPFDTGNAYQIGVELQGRLKTPEQFGDVIVRTDADGRQVRVRDVARVELGAQDYTTNTYLSGNPTVVMAVMQRPGSNALNSAQAVRAQMDELSQSFPQGLEYSVIYNPTEFIGQSIDAVYHTLLEAVVLVVLVILVFLQNWRAAIIPIVAIPVSLIGTAVMLAAVGYSLNNLSLFGMVLAIGIVVDDAIVVVENVERYIEEGMRPIEAARRSMDEVSSALVAIVLVLCAVFVPTLFISGISGAFYKQFAVTISTATAISLLISLTLSPALAAILLRERHPLPADAPRWRRVLQSAADGFNHGFERMSAAYAGLTLRLVRKPLRMMATYGALIAATVGLFWATPTGFVPQQDQGYFMAAIFLPPGSSLSRTDEATQEVAKRILPVKGLRGAVMFAGFHGPSRTAAPDAAAIYFPFKSFEERRKLGVTYAGIMEQAQAALQGFDKAQVLLLPPPTINGIVPPGGYRMIVEDKDGRGYAELAKAAGAMIAQANQTPELKQVYTLFNLNTPRVYADVDRRKADMLGVPPERVFEALQVYLGSAFVNDFNLLGRTYRVTAQADSPYRGTTADIANLKTRSNSGAMVPIGSVATFEDKTGPYRVVRYNLQRAVEVDGSVAPGYSTGQALTTMERIADDALPAGYGHEWTGIAFQQTTAGNTAGVVFGMAVLFVFLVLAAQYESLTLPLAIILIVPMCLFAAMLGVDIRGMDNNILTQIGLVVLIALAAKNAILVVEFAKQAEDEQGMSPVEAAVFAARTRLRPILMTSFAFILGAVPLVIAQGAGAELRQALGTAVFFGMVGVTGFGLLFTPTFYVVCRALGERLRRRPSAGSHGNHPLPAPAE
- a CDS encoding efflux RND transporter periplasmic adaptor subunit; this encodes MNFPAKIDIPDRTFRQASESPERPRKRRFAAIAGILVLVGAGTAWSLLHDTTAEAVAMPVPQVQAANPLVREVTQWDDYVGRFAPSQSVEVRPRVSGAITRIHFKDGEFVRQGQPLFTVDQRPYRAALAEAQADVAAARSAVALARSDYDRVAGLSGDEAMAASEVDQLRTRMHSAQAALAAAQARARQRALDVEFTTVRAPISGRISDRRVDVGNLVSGDNNANATLLTTINAVDPIYFTFDASEALFLKARREQEQGHAPARVQVRLQDEADYKWNGRLDFTDNGLDPRSGTIRVRAVLDNPKGFLTPGMFGNMRLAEGAKAKALLVPDDAVQSDQARKVVLTVGRDGTVAAKPVELGPLVDGLRVIRSGLSKEDRVVISNYQAAVTGAKVETRRGMIAADTHTITAPGASVPMASQATLNN